DNA sequence from the Brevundimonas sp. NIBR10 genome:
ACCTACGTGCTCGAGGGGCTCGACGCCATTCTGCGGCTCCCGCCCAGTACGCCGCCGGTCCTCCAAGGGCACGGGGTCATCACACAGGGCCATGTATATCAGGAGCTCGGCGCGCTTCCTGATATCCTGCCGACCCCTCGCATCCTTCACCTCGAAGAGGACTCAGGGCTTCTGGGCGATCCATTCTTCATCATGGAGACGGTCCCTGGAGCTGCGGTGACCGACTACGTCCTGCCTGAATGGTTCACCGAGGCGACCCCCGATCAACGGACGTCTGTGTCGCGCCAATGGGTGGCGGCGATCGGGTCGATCGCAAGACTTCAGCCTCTGGCGGCTTTCGGAACCCCTGCCACCCCGGAGAGTGATGCTCGCAAGTGGCGCAGCTGGGCTGCCAATGCCGACTGCCCGGCCCTCGTAGCGCTTTATGATCGCCTGCTTTCCAGACCTGCGCCGCGATCGGGACCAGTGTCTCCGGTCCACGGGGACCCCAAGATCGCGAACCTCATGTGGTCCGACTTCAGGCTCTCGGCGGTTCTGGACTGGGAACTGGGCCACAATGGAGAGCCGCTGACCGACCTGGGTTATGTGCTCTACTTCTTCCGCCCTGAAATCTATTTCGGCGTCCCTTTGCCATCATTGTCGGGGATCATCAGTCGAGACGAGGCGGTAAAAGCCTGGGAGGCCGCCTCGGGGCGATCGGCTCAAGGTTTCGAATGGTACGAGGCCGCAGCGGTCGGAAAGATCGCTGCCATTGTCGCGCGCGGCTATCAGATGATCGTTGCCGGCGAGTCGCACGATCCAAAGATGGCGCGCTGGAAAGAGATGTTGGACGCCAACATTGCCCTCATGGACGTCGTTCTCGGCTGACTGTCGGACATGACCAAGACTTCAAGCAAAGGCGGATAAGATGGTCCCCACGATCGCGGCGCTGACCGGCGCGGATGAGTTTCTGAACCACCAGATCGCCAATACCCACGCGACGGTGGAGACGGCTGATCGCGGCTGGACCGAAAAGATCTGGATGACCTTGTTCCGGAAGGACGGGTCGCTTCAGGTCGATTTCGGTTTGGGGAAATACAGCAACCGGAACGTGCTGGATGGTTTCGCCGGCTGTCAGCAGGGCACGAGCCAGCGCACGATCCGGGCCAGCCGCGTTTTGCGCCCCGCCATCGACGATCTGGCGGTCGGCCCTCTGCGCTACGAAGTCCTGGAGCCTTTTCGCAGAATCCGGGTGACGTGCGCCGCGAATGCTGCGCAGCCGCTCGAGTTCGATCTGACCTTCACCGACCTGATGCCCGCCTTCTTCGAGGGGCGAGACCGGGAGATTCATAACGGCCGTCTGGCGACAGATGTGGTCCGGTATCACCAAACTGGAACCAT
Encoded proteins:
- a CDS encoding phosphotransferase family protein — encoded protein: MSAERDINALLAGLRAGVPRGVEITGVRPLTAGHSNETYVLEGLDAILRLPPSTPPVLQGHGVITQGHVYQELGALPDILPTPRILHLEEDSGLLGDPFFIMETVPGAAVTDYVLPEWFTEATPDQRTSVSRQWVAAIGSIARLQPLAAFGTPATPESDARKWRSWAANADCPALVALYDRLLSRPAPRSGPVSPVHGDPKIANLMWSDFRLSAVLDWELGHNGEPLTDLGYVLYFFRPEIYFGVPLPSLSGIISRDEAVKAWEAASGRSAQGFEWYEAAAVGKIAAIVARGYQMIVAGESHDPKMARWKEMLDANIALMDVVLG